The following coding sequences lie in one Maylandia zebra isolate NMK-2024a linkage group LG14, Mzebra_GT3a, whole genome shotgun sequence genomic window:
- the ttc36 gene encoding tetratricopeptide repeat protein 36 yields the protein MASAHDRAVLQAIFNPTTPFGDIPGLNQEEELIDDDSGFDRELLKQVKELEMQGVSAAETGDLQTALQLFSQAIQILPQRASAYNNRAQALRLKGDTARALGDLDQAIALSGSTGRTACQALVQRGLLHRLARQNDEARADFEKAAALGSEFARQQAVVLNPYAALCNKMLSEVINKMRNPETSDMQ from the exons ATGGCCTCGGCACATGACAGAGCTGTACTGCAGGCTATATTCAACCCCACCACCCCCTTTGGAGACATTCCCGGCCTAAACCAAGAGGAGGAATTAATTGATGATG ACAGTGGCTTTGACAGAGAGTTGCTGAAGCAAGTGAAAGAGCTGGAGATGCAGGGTGTCTCAGCAGCAGAGACTGGGGATTTACAAACTGCGCTTCAGCTGTTCAGCCAGGCAATCCAGATTCTTCCTCAGCGAGCCTCTGCCTATAACAACCGGGCACAGGCCCTGCGACTGAAGGGGGACACAGCAA GAGCCCTGGGGGATCTGGACCAAGCGATTGCTCTGAGCGGCAGCACTGGGCGTACTGCCTGCCAGGCGCTGGTGCAACGAGGCCTTTTACATAGACTAGCACGCCAGAATGATGAAGCCAGAGCAGATTTTGAAAAAGCAGCTGCACTTGGAAGTGAATTTGCTCGACAACAAGCTGTGGTCCTTAATCCATATGCTGCCCTGTGTAACAAAATGCTGTCAGAGGTGATCAACAAAATGCGCAACCCTGAAACATCTGACATGCAGTGA
- the LOC101483222 gene encoding F-box only protein 40 — MVKSMKMPVGYHKHCDKCYNVHCQVPAQTSVSCIVVKCHKNCGASLHMCKQEEHQLLCPNEIVPCLNVYYGCPLTMLRHRLAKHLEVCPASLVCCSQEWNRWPISESDLTFYRNVSENPVVNTEENLDVAMAHRDQEQLFQSIKMKNIFPELILEDSAVQNIAAGINSPADNACCSVDSGEYTENGSAKLDEELSQEERDTLAKCTDVTSIQNYSSWEKIFNKEKEGCKQTIKNLNKGEKGKEKEDQESSKSQKELHQGGECPVTARTMDGATGLAPWQDGVLERLGKEVNIAEYNMYLVHNGVMLINFGQLAACTPREKDFVYGSLEPIEVKSVRTFNVPTSYRAKRNHLKDPSRKAQTTHQSVDTSDLGISIEDLPKCEEVSTTLLCSLEKELKGHSISESVSTDGLYTDIGTQTYIFSSAPFKQDASLADVIAGKPCRLYLYIEAESVTRRHNKTSSAFSYMCGHYFRRDEYCFHFKNVHSDIQASLNGWFQQRCPLAYLGCTFTQMRFHPTGQEAIVKFSKDGSTLVLQPKANSSLCAGGKTFSPKRNDAQNLDPLSSLPLEIIQHIAGYLDSFTLSQLSQVSHLLREVCATLLQERGMVSLKWEKKKHSSEGSSWICQKKVWKFSSQFSSVDRWSFSDTPSMSNHLGTCSFYQREDRTEPVALPCLGEVRDKHGKLKHKR; from the exons ATG GTAAAAAGCATGAAGATGCCAGTGGGCTATCATAAGCATTGTGACAAGTGTTACAATGTCCACTGTCAAGTCCCTGCGCAGACCTCTGTTTCATGTATAGTCGTGAAATGTCACAAAAACTGTGGTGCAAGCCTCCACATGTGCAAGCAAGAAGAGCACCAGCTTCTCTGTCCAAATGAGATAGTGCCTTGCCTTAATGTTTATTATGGCTGTCCTCTCACCATGCTGCGCCACAGGCTGGCCAAACACTTAGAGGTCTGTCCTGCCAGCTTGGTCTGTTGCTCTCAGGAGTGGAACCGCTGGCCTATTTCAGAAAGTGACCTGACCTTTTATAGAAATGTTTCTGAAAACCCTGTGGTAAACACTGAGGAAAATCTTGATGTTGCTATGGCTCATAGGGACCAAGAGCAGCTGTTTCAATCAATCAAAATGAAGAACATTTTTCCCGAGTTGATATTGGAGGATTCTGCCGTGCAAAACATTGCTGCTGGAATCAACAGTCCTGCAGATAATGCTTGCTGTTCTGTAGACAGTGGTGAATATACAGAAAATGGCAGTGCAAAGTTGGACGAAGAACTGAGTCAAGAGGAGAGAGATACTTTGGCAAAGTGCACAGATGTGACAAGTATTCAAAATTATAGCTCCTGGGAGAAAATATTCAATAAGGAGAAGGAGGGATGCAAGCAAACCATCAAAAACCTGAataagggagaaaaaggaaaagaaaaggaagaccAAGAATCATCAAAGAGTCAGAAAGAATTACACCAGGGTGGAGAATGTCCTGTAACTGCCAGAACCATGGACGGTGCCACTGGCCTTGCACCATGGCAAGATGGGGTCCTTGAGCGTTTAGGCAAAGAAGTCAACATTGCAGAATATAATATGTATCTGGTGCACAATGGGGTAATGCTGATTAACTTTGGGCAACTTGCTGCTTGCACACCAAGAGAAAAGGATTTTGTCTATGGGAGTCTGGAGCCCATTGAGGTGAAAAGCGTCCGAACATTTAATGTGCCTACCAGCTATCGAGCAAAGCGCAATCACTTGAAAGACCCCTCGCGCAAGGCCCAAACCACACACCAGAGTGTTGACACTTCAGATCTGGGCATTTCAATTGAGGATCTTCCAAAGTGTGAAGAGGTTAGCACAACACTTCTGTGCTCCCTGGAAAAAGAACTGAAGGGACATTCGATCTCAGAGAGTGTGTCGACAGATGGTCTTTACACAGATATAGGAACACAAACGTACATCTTTTCTTCTGCACCCTTCAAGCAAGATGCTTCCTTAGCTGATGTCATAGCAGGTAAACCTTGTcgtctttatttatacatcgAAGCAGAATCTGTCACTAGAAGACACAACAAAACAAGTTCAGCCTTCAGCTACATGTGTGGCCACTACTTTCGCCGTGATGAATACTGCTTTCACTTCAAGAACGTGCATTCTGACATACAAGCCTCTCTAAATGGCTGGTTTCAGCAGCGTTGCCCTTtagcataccttggttgtactTTCACCCAGATGAGGTTTCACCCAACAGGTCAGGAAGCAATAGTTAAGTTCTCCAAAGATGGCAGCACTCTGGTACTCCAACCAAAAGCCAATTCATCACTCTGTGCAGGTGGGAAAACCTTCAGTCCTAAAAGGAATGATGCACAAAATCTGGATCCCCTAAGCAGCCTTCCTTTGGAGATCATTCAGCATATTGCTGGTTACCTTGACAGTTTTACATTGTCTCAGTTGTCCCAAGTCTCCCATCTATTGAGAGAGGTGTGTGCCACATTGCTGCAGGAGAGAGGGATGGTCTCCCTCAAGtgggagaaaaagaaacactccagtGAAGGAAGTTCCTGGATTTGCCAAAAGAAA GTTTGGAAATTCAGCTCTCAGTTTTCCTCTGTGGACAGATGGAGCTTCAGCGATACTCCTTCCATGTCAAATCACCTGGGAACCTGCTCCTTCTACCAGAGAGAAGATCGCACTGAGCCGGTGGCTTTACCCTGCCTGGGAGAGGTCAGAGACAAACATGGGAAACTAAAGCATAAAAGATAA